In Synechococcus sp. KORDI-52, one genomic interval encodes:
- a CDS encoding DUF1269 domain-containing protein: protein MSDLIVVGFPKIEEAEQVRLELASIQQEHLISLEDAVVLEHGDDGHVHLRQAINLAAAGAVSGSFWGVLVGLLFLNPLLGAAVGAGAGAASGALSDIGINDQFLRELAETLPKGSAALALLVRDGTPDRVVERLRRHAPKARLVKTSLSHTDEDQLRDLLKTAAQQAEALRLS from the coding sequence ATGAGTGACTTGATCGTCGTCGGTTTCCCCAAGATCGAGGAGGCCGAGCAGGTGCGTCTGGAGTTGGCCAGCATCCAGCAAGAGCATCTGATCTCGCTTGAGGATGCGGTGGTGCTGGAGCATGGCGATGACGGTCACGTTCATCTTCGCCAAGCCATCAACTTGGCGGCCGCCGGTGCCGTGAGTGGCAGCTTCTGGGGCGTGCTCGTGGGACTGCTCTTCCTCAACCCACTGTTGGGTGCAGCTGTCGGAGCAGGTGCAGGCGCTGCTTCAGGAGCCCTCTCCGATATCGGCATCAATGATCAGTTCCTGCGGGAGCTGGCGGAAACCCTGCCGAAGGGAAGCGCTGCCCTGGCTTTGCTGGTGCGAGATGGCACGCCTGATCGTGTGGTCGAACGTTTGCGCCGCCACGCCCCCAAAGCGCGTTTGGTGAAGACCAGCCTGAGTCATACCGATGAGGATCAACTCCGCGACTTGCTGAAAACAGCTGCTCAGCAAGCCGAGGCGCTGCGTCTGTCCTGA